The following are from one region of the Arcobacter defluvii genome:
- a CDS encoding gamma-glutamylcyclotransferase — protein MYLFGFGSLINLSSAQKSFKRVLSQKDLLPVKIKGYERIWNAVESIQFEGEDESINGVFLNIKKSENSTLYGVMIEISDEELEILKLREKNYSCITIKKEDVLNLDVKADLIAFMTTREDKLAKTGDKNSFIPEKYTQIVKDALKNYDVDFNKDFERIFENYPFILKNGNYSFTDPIQNKAAREGTKS, from the coding sequence ATGTATCTTTTTGGTTTTGGCTCACTAATAAATCTTTCTAGTGCTCAAAAATCTTTTAAAAGAGTTTTATCTCAAAAAGATTTACTTCCTGTGAAAATTAAAGGTTATGAGAGAATTTGGAATGCCGTAGAATCTATACAATTTGAAGGGGAAGATGAATCTATAAATGGAGTTTTTTTAAATATTAAAAAAAGTGAAAACTCTACTTTATATGGTGTAATGATTGAAATATCTGATGAAGAGTTAGAAATTTTAAAGCTAAGAGAAAAAAATTATAGTTGTATAACTATAAAAAAAGAAGATGTTTTAAATTTAGATGTAAAAGCTGATTTGATAGCTTTTATGACTACAAGAGAAGATAAATTAGCAAAAACTGGTGATAAAAACTCTTTTATACCAGAAAAATACACACAAATAGTAAAAGATGCATTAAAAAATTATGATGTGGATTTTAATAAAGATTTTGAAAGAATTTTCGAAAATTATCCTTTTATTCTAAAAAATGGAAATTATAGTTTTACTGATCCAATTCAAAATAAAGCTGCACGTGAAGGAACTAAAAGTTAA
- the rraA gene encoding ribonuclease E activity regulator RraA, whose amino-acid sequence MGFFTADLCDEFSEKVQILGPDFKSYGGNKKFKGEVITVKLEKNNKDLATFLKNNDGTGKVVVVDVNMRYFAVVGDNLMKFAADNKYEGIIVNGYVRDTINTKDFELGLVAKGTCPRKYIPVQDGQIGVPLVIDDVEIYPGDYIYVDVDGIVICKEKLV is encoded by the coding sequence ATGGGATTTTTTACAGCAGATTTATGCGATGAGTTTAGTGAAAAAGTACAAATTTTAGGACCAGATTTTAAATCGTATGGTGGAAATAAAAAGTTTAAGGGTGAAGTTATTACTGTAAAACTAGAAAAAAATAATAAAGATTTAGCAACATTTTTAAAAAACAATGATGGAACTGGAAAAGTTGTAGTTGTTGATGTAAATATGAGATATTTTGCAGTAGTTGGAGATAATCTAATGAAATTTGCAGCAGATAATAAATATGAAGGAATAATTGTAAATGGTTATGTAAGAGATACAATCAATACAAAAGATTTTGAACTTGGTCTTGTTGCAAAAGGAACTTGTCCAAGAAAATATATTCCAGTTCAAGATGGGCAAATTGGTGTTCCTTTAGTTATTGATGATGTGGAAATTTATCCAGGTGATTATATTTATGTTGATGTTGATGGAATAGTAATTTGTAAAGAAAAATTGGTTTAA
- a CDS encoding tetratricopeptide repeat protein, translated as MKQNSCFIHISKLCNSKRKTKEDSCITKKNNSLYVTYCENDSLDKFEADINLLAGTSSFLYFLKKRFIATFISVISVLVILIALLSVSIYEDFLKKMIFEMPSAWEFNDYISFIFVFVFFLGLLMMPSILDGEGNEFKTLISSWFNKDIRKLRKLELALSNFDKKMEIHLYNFDLEDSEHWIWKIFTSRVVNRFSNINFYIRNDKLQTIIKRVNKFEILNLEVIKSEKIPKKCDVEILLSAKEQKLYSLMQLCSTVIAKQRDKKTFISLELFEYCGKNFIKEENDSKNQLIFGFQNFINRSFDDFKFLVQEKSLQVFFTQNVIFKDLSEEEKRLAYYLRNHIEECIERFENPISLLILYYYVKDIVLDKRRTIKILEKFISSIKNKQQYELINFYWFEIAGYMFDFNDVNTFESSNNSYYRKISIDALNDLAFLFERNGHFEQAILLNQYLYEINPNKYALNICSLYERMGKFEQAYDSLPKELNLGKSSKPTDIEIRYYQRKAAWIIISQRNEALKEEAIESLNKLETLLFSHSEDNEPLWLWHFYNIKANLKEWEENYDEAIVFYKKCLSIPTLGAFEYGATFVNMAISYRCKYIEQEIKDEKIIDKSIKYGKLGMILKESVGDRDEMPIVLHNFALNVLYKILNSFSLNLCNEVLNATNDALEILEQTKSVKRLGMVLIENYISKTLLKIEVNDVVLKLENYISFLGESELNQLLNIYKEFEKNNKIKKLEFLDRLI; from the coding sequence ATGAAGCAAAATAGTTGTTTTATTCATATTTCAAAACTTTGTAATTCAAAAAGAAAAACAAAAGAAGATAGTTGTATCACAAAGAAAAATAATAGTTTATATGTAACATATTGTGAAAACGATAGTTTAGATAAGTTTGAAGCAGATATAAATTTACTTGCTGGAACTTCTTCTTTTTTATATTTTTTGAAAAAAAGATTTATAGCAACTTTTATTTCAGTTATTTCAGTTCTTGTGATTTTAATAGCTTTATTATCTGTATCAATTTATGAAGATTTTTTAAAGAAGATGATATTTGAAATGCCTTCTGCTTGGGAATTTAATGATTATATATCTTTTATTTTTGTTTTTGTTTTCTTTTTAGGATTATTGATGATGCCATCAATTTTAGATGGTGAAGGAAATGAATTTAAAACTTTGATTTCATCTTGGTTTAATAAAGATATTAGAAAATTAAGAAAACTAGAATTGGCTCTTTCAAATTTTGATAAAAAGATGGAAATTCATCTTTATAATTTTGATTTAGAAGATAGTGAACATTGGATTTGGAAGATATTTACAAGTAGAGTTGTAAATAGATTTTCAAATATAAATTTTTATATCAGAAATGATAAATTACAAACAATTATAAAAAGAGTAAATAAATTTGAAATATTAAATTTAGAAGTAATAAAATCAGAAAAAATACCTAAAAAATGTGATGTAGAAATTCTATTAAGCGCAAAAGAACAAAAACTTTATTCTTTAATGCAACTATGTTCAACAGTTATTGCAAAACAAAGAGATAAAAAGACTTTTATATCATTGGAGCTTTTTGAATATTGTGGAAAGAACTTCATAAAAGAAGAAAATGATTCAAAAAATCAACTGATTTTTGGTTTTCAAAATTTTATAAATAGAAGTTTTGATGATTTTAAATTTTTAGTTCAAGAAAAGTCTTTACAAGTTTTTTTCACACAAAATGTAATCTTTAAAGATTTAAGTGAAGAGGAAAAACGTCTTGCTTATTATCTTAGAAACCATATTGAAGAGTGTATTGAAAGATTTGAAAATCCTATATCTCTTTTGATTTTATATTATTACGTAAAAGATATAGTTTTAGATAAAAGAAGAACTATAAAAATTTTAGAAAAATTTATAAGTTCAATCAAAAATAAACAACAATATGAATTAATAAATTTTTATTGGTTTGAAATTGCTGGTTATATGTTTGATTTCAATGATGTAAATACTTTTGAAAGTTCAAATAACTCTTATTATAGAAAGATTTCAATAGATGCTTTAAATGATTTAGCATTTTTATTTGAGAGAAATGGGCACTTTGAACAAGCAATACTTTTAAATCAATATTTATATGAAATTAATCCAAATAAATATGCTTTAAATATCTGTTCTTTATATGAAAGAATGGGAAAATTTGAACAAGCTTATGATAGTTTACCAAAAGAGTTAAATTTAGGAAAAAGTTCAAAACCAACAGATATTGAAATCAGATATTATCAAAGAAAAGCTGCATGGATAATAATCTCTCAAAGAAATGAAGCTTTAAAAGAAGAAGCAATAGAGTCTTTAAATAAATTAGAAACATTACTATTTTCTCATAGTGAAGATAATGAACCATTATGGTTATGGCATTTTTACAATATAAAAGCAAATCTAAAAGAGTGGGAAGAAAATTATGATGAAGCAATAGTTTTCTATAAAAAATGTTTATCAATACCAACTCTTGGAGCTTTTGAATATGGAGCAACATTTGTAAATATGGCTATTTCTTATAGATGTAAATATATAGAACAAGAAATAAAAGATGAAAAAATCATTGATAAATCAATCAAATATGGAAAACTAGGAATGATTCTGAAAGAATCTGTTGGAGATAGGGATGAAATGCCTATTGTTTTACATAATTTTGCATTAAATGTGTTATATAAAATTTTGAATTCTTTTTCATTGAATTTATGTAATGAAGTTTTAAATGCAACAAATGATGCTTTAGAAATTCTTGAACAAACAAAATCAGTAAAAAGATTAGGAATGGTTTTAATAGAGAATTATATTTCAAAAACTCTTTTAAAAATAGAAGTAAATGATGTAGTTTTAAAACTTGAAAATTACATTTCATTTTTAGGAGAAAGTGAGTTGAACCAACTATTAAATATATACAAAGAGTTTGAAAAAAACAATAAAATAAAAAAATTAGAATTTTTAGATAGATTAATTTGA